A region of the Streptococcus oralis Uo5 genome:
CATTATCTATCAAGGTGTACTCCAAGGAGCACTGGTCTTGACCGTTTATGGTCTTGCTCTTACCTATCCAGTCCATGTAGGAGACAACCAAGCCATTCACGCAGATGCCCTCACCATGGCCTTTGCAACACTCGGTTTGATCCAGCTCTTCCATGCCTACAATGTCAAGTCTGTTTACCAATCCATCTTAACAGTTGGACCATTCAAGTCTAAGACCTTCAACTGGTCTATCTTGGTATCCTTCATTCTCTTGATGGCAACGATCGTCGTAGAACCGCTTGAAGGAATCTTCCACGTAACCAAACTAGACTTGTCACAATGGGCCATTGTTCTAGCTGGAAGCTTCTCAATGATTCTTATCGTAGAAATCGTTAAGTTTGTTCAACGTAAACTTGGTCTTGATAAGAACGCTATTTAAAAAGAAAGTCATCTTCGGATGGCTTTTTTGCATTTGAGGGAAAGGACTATAAGTCGCTCCCTTTTGTGCTATAATAAAGTAAAGTAGCAAGGAGTGAAAGAGAATGGAAAAGAAAATTGTCCGAGATGTCTTATTTTTGTCGCAGGTTTCGAAACCTGCAAGTCAGGAAGACCTTTATCTGGCTAAGGATTTGCAGGATACCCTGCTTGCCAATCGCGAGACCTGTGTCGGTCTGGCAGCCAATATGATTGGCGTGCAGAAGCGCGTGATTATCTTTAATCTTGGCTTGGTTCCCATAGTCATGTTTAACCCCATTCTCCTTTCCTACGAAGGACCTTACGAGACAGAGGAAGGTTGTTTGTCTTTGACTGGGGTGCGACCGACAACTCGTTTTGAAACGATTACGGTTTCCTATCGTGATAGTAAGTGGCAGGAACAGACCATTACGCTGACAGGTTTTCCAGTTCAGATCTGTCAACATGAACTGGATCATTTGGAAGGTCGGATTATTTAGGAGGAACTCAGATGAAACGCATACTTTTTGAACTTGTTTTTATCGCAACGACCTGGTATATCTTTTTGCCTCCCTTCAATCTGACTAGTTGGGAATTCATCTTCTTTCTCTGTGGGCATCTGGTGGTGACGGGGATTTTGTTTAGTTTCCGCAAGGATTCCAATATCATCAAAACGGTTCATGTACGACATGGCAAGCCTGCCAACGAGCTCAATCTAGAAGGACTCCATTTTACCAAACTCAGTAGAGGATTGTTACTAGCTGCAGGCCTTATCTTTGCCCTTGCTGGTCTGGTTAGCTTAGTGACATCAAGCTTTTTCCAAGCAAAAAACTATGCTAATGTAGTGTCTATCATCGAAAAAGACTTTAAAGATTTTCCTAAGAGTGATACCAGTAAGGTTCCGATTTTAGATCGTAGTACTGCTGAAAAGATTGGAGACCGTTATCTGGGCTCTCTGACAGATAAGGTTTCCCAGTACGTAGCGGCAGATACCTATACCCAGCTGACGGTTGATGGCAAACCCTATCGGGTAACTCCTTTGGAGTATGCCGACCCGATCAAATGGTTCAACAATCAAGCCAAGGGAATTGGCGAGTATATCAAGGTTGATATGGTGACAGGGAATGCGGAATTGGTAGATTTAAAAACACCGATGAAGTATTCGGACTCCGAGTATTTTAACCGTGATGTCAAACGTCATCTTCGGATCAAGTATCCGACCAAGATTTTTAAAACGCCCTCCTTTGAGGTGGATGATGAAGGCAATCCTTTCTATGTGGCAACCGTTTATCAAAAACAGTTTGGTCTAGGAGTACCTCGTCCTTCGTCTGTTATTATCTTAGACGCCACCAATGGAGAAACCAAGGAATACAGCTTGGATGAAGTACCAGAATGGGTGGATCGTGTCTATCCAGCAGAAGAAACCATCGAGCAAATCAACTACAACGGCAAGTACAAAGACGGCTTCTGGAATGCCTTGATTTCTAAGAAAAATGTTACCCAAACGACAGAGGGCTATAACTATCTTTCTATCGGAAATGACATTTATCTCTACACGGGGGTGACTTCAGCAAATGCTGACGAAAGTAATTTAGGATTTATCCTTGAAAACATGCGCACTGGTGAAATCACCAAGTACAATCTAGCATCAGCAACCGAAGAATCTGCCCGTGCTTCCGCAGAAGGAGCCGTGCAAGAGAAGGACTATAAGGCTACCTTCCCTATTCTTGTCAATCTTAACGACAAACCGCTCTACATCATGGGCTTGAAGGACAATGCAGGCTTGGTCAAGGAGTATGCATTGGTCGATGCAGTGGAGTACCAAAACGTCATCGTAGCAGCTACGGTAGATGAACTCCTCAGCAAATATGCCAATAAAAACGACCTAGACCTGGATAACGAAACGGTGGAAAGTATCAAGGGAGTGGTTTCAGACCTTAAATCAGCTGTTATCAAGGGTGATACCGTCTACTTCTTTAAAGTTGATGGCAAGATTTATAAGGTCAAGGCCTCAGTGTCAGACGATCTTCCTTACCTTGAAAATGGCCAATCCTTTGAAGGTCAAGTTGGAAAAGATAACTATCTTAAGACCTTTAAAGTCAAGTAAAAGAAACCTCGGTATGAACCGAGGTTTTTAAGATGAAATTCTTGGTCGTGATTGAAAAATATGCTACACTAACAATATGAAAATTTTAATCCCAACAGCAAAAGAAATGAACACAGACCATCCTTGTATCGAAGCGCTCCCCTTGAGGGAAGAAAGTCAGGCAGTCCTTGACTCACTTGCGCATTACTCAGCTAGTGAATTAGAGACTTTTTATAAGGTATCTGCCGAGAAAGCAGAAGAAGAGTACGCTCATATTCAAGCTCTAAAAAATCACAGGGCTAAATATTATCCAGCCTTGAAACTCTTCGATGGTCTCATGTATCGCCACATCAAACGAGATGGGTTAACCGAGGCTGAACAAACCTATCTTGAAAATCATATCCTGATTACCTCGGCTTTATACGGTGTTGTCCCTGCCTTATCTCCCATGGCTCCTCACCGTTTGGATTTCTTGATGAAGTTAAAAGTTGCTGGTAAGACTTTAAAGAGTCATTGGAAGTCAGCCTACGATGAGGCACTTCAGGATGAGGACTTGATATTCTCCCTCCTATCATCAGAGTTTGAAACCGTATTTTCTAAGGAAATTAGAGAAAAGATGGTGACCTTCAAATTTATGGAGGACAAGGAAGGCCAGTTAAAAATCCACTCAACCATTTCAAAAAAAGCCCGTGGTGCCTTTTTGACCGCCTTGATAGAGGGGCAAGTTCAAACTGTTGAACAAGCTCGCAAGCTCAGTTTTGCAGGTTTTGATTACCGACCTGATTTATCAAGTGATTTAGAACTCGTCTTTGTGAAACAAACATAAAACCAGCTCATTCGAGCTGGTTTTTACTAGATTAGTTGATGGCTGCAAGAAGGTCGTCAGCTTGTTTTTCAAGTGATGAAGCAGTTGCTTCTTCTAACACCAATTTTCCGTCTGCCCAAGCAGAGTCATTGACACGAGCGGCAGTAAAGTTACCAACGACTTGTGTACGGATAAATGGCAAGAGGTCTTTATAAATCGCAAAGAGTTGTTCGTGACCGGCATTGGCTACAGATGAGACAGTAACAAACTTGTCTTGGAGGGCAGAAGCACCACGTGTATCAGACAAATCAATGGCACGAGAGAGCCAGTCAAGCAAGTTTTTCACTGTTCCAGGGATAGAGAAGTTGTAGACTGGAGAGAAGATCCAGATAGCATCCGCAGCAAGGACTGCTTCACGAGCAGCATCTACAGCTGGATGAGTTGGAACTTCCAAATCTTGGCTGAAGAGAGGAACAGCTGAGTAATCAAGATAGCTAACTTCCGCTTTTCCAGCAAGTGCTTTTTCAGCTTCGAGGGCCATTTGGTGGTTGAAAGAACCTTGGCGAAGTGAACCGACGATAAATAATACTTTTTTAGACATGATATGTCTCCTTTAGTTTAAAA
Encoded here:
- a CDS encoding peptide deformylase, which codes for MEKKIVRDVLFLSQVSKPASQEDLYLAKDLQDTLLANRETCVGLAANMIGVQKRVIIFNLGLVPIVMFNPILLSYEGPYETEEGCLSLTGVRPTTRFETITVSYRDSKWQEQTITLTGFPVQICQHELDHLEGRII
- the yaaA gene encoding peroxide stress protein YaaA; translation: MKILIPTAKEMNTDHPCIEALPLREESQAVLDSLAHYSASELETFYKVSAEKAEEEYAHIQALKNHRAKYYPALKLFDGLMYRHIKRDGLTEAEQTYLENHILITSALYGVVPALSPMAPHRLDFLMKLKVAGKTLKSHWKSAYDEALQDEDLIFSLLSSEFETVFSKEIREKMVTFKFMEDKEGQLKIHSTISKKARGAFLTALIEGQVQTVEQARKLSFAGFDYRPDLSSDLELVFVKQT
- a CDS encoding NADPH-dependent FMN reductase is translated as MSKKVLFIVGSLRQGSFNHQMALEAEKALAGKAEVSYLDYSAVPLFSQDLEVPTHPAVDAAREAVLAADAIWIFSPVYNFSIPGTVKNLLDWLSRAIDLSDTRGASALQDKFVTVSSVANAGHEQLFAIYKDLLPFIRTQVVGNFTAARVNDSAWADGKLVLEEATASSLEKQADDLLAAIN